The Christiangramia flava JLT2011 region CCTGTTTCAGTTTCTTCAAAAAGGCCATAGGTGCAGATTCTTGGCAAGGCCGCATCCCAGCCGGTGGAAACTTTTTCAGGAGTTTGAGATAACCAGAATGTTCCCGACTCCAGAACTTTATATTGATCGGCTTTGTAGAAAATTGCCGAGTATTCTCCCTGTTCCTTACCATCTTCACGGCCCACTCCTATATAATCATAGCCGTTCAGTGAATCTTTAAAATGATCCATCTGTACTTTTAATGCTTCCTGAACCCCGAACAGATCCGGCTCATAGAATTTCAGCTGATTGGTGATAAATTCCTGGCGCTTCGACCAGCTGTTCTCACCATCATTTTCATTAGCATATTTGATATTATAGGTCATCAATTTTACCTCCTGCCCCAGCATGGAACCGGTGATCAGGATCGCTAAAATTAATATGAGTTTATTCAAAACCTTCATGTTCGTGGATTTTACCTTGTACATAATCTTCTAAGTATTCAAATCTTGAGGTTAGTTTCCCGTTTTGCGTCATACGCGCACGCTCCAGAATTCCGTTTTCATCATCATTAAAAAAGGCTGGAATGACAGATTTCAGGAACATTTGCCCAAAACCTTCACTGGCATCTTTTGGCAGTTCACACGGCAGGTTATCTACTGCCATCACCGCGATCGCATTTTCATTACGGAAATCACATTCTGCCTCTGTCTGTGAATCGTAGCCGTAAAATGGCTCTGCGATGGTGGACGGCCGAATGGTTGAAGCTACCGGACCGGCAATATCGCAGGAAATGTCAGTTACATATTTTATTCTGAAGTCTTTGCTTTTTGCTTCCTCCGGTGTAAAAAATACCGGCGCGCCCTGCCCGTAGAAATGTCCCGCAATAAAAACGTCGCTCACTTTGGCAAATTTGAAAAAGTCGGATACATAATTTTCCGGATGCTTGTAAAATTCTTCACGCGAACCTGTAGTACCATCTACTCTTTTACCGTAATCCAACACATCGATAAGGCAATAAACAGGCTCATCAAAATCCTTTTCCAGGTATTCGGTTACCTCAACTTTTCGCACGTTCATATGGTCGAGAATCTCTTTTGCTCCATGAGCCACTTTACCACTTCCGGTCAAAACGAACTTATAATTTGGCAACTGAATTTTATCCAATTCTGATAGCATGGCATCAAGGTCTGGCAGACTTTCGGCTTTTGGCAGGTTAAATAGATTTTCTTTTATCCCAATTAGCCTGATGCCATTATAGGCACCTACCAGCCCGGCATACCGACCGAAACCGATGAGCCTGGCAGACTTCTCGTCGGTGATCACTTCATGATCATATAATTCGATATTCTTTGCCAGGATTTCTCGCAACAGATCACGATTATAAGGCTGTTTTTTAATGGTATGAGAAAAGAAGAAATACTTTTTATCTGGAATGAGTGCCGGTAACGGAACTTCCTTGACACCAATCATGACATCGGCACCTGACACATCTTCCAGTACCTGAAAACCTTCTTTTTCATAATCGGCATCTGTAAATACCCGAATATCAGATTTCTCCACAATGAACTGTGCTTCAGGAAATTTCGTGGCTGCTTTTTTAAGCATCTTTGGTGAAAATACGACGCGACGGTCTGGTGGAGTCTTTCGCTCTTTGATAAGGGCAAATGTGATCATACTCTGGTATAGGTTTTGTTCAATTATGAAGTGTCTCAAAGATATGAATTTAAATCTGTATCTTTGCTGGCCCAACCGGAATCTCTGGTTGGTATTCTTTGAAAATCTGGAGTTTTGAACAGGATTTTTCTGCTAACAGGCAGGCTGAAAATTTTAGTTTCTAATCCTGTTTAAAAATTTTGCGTTAGGGATAGCAGCGGAAATTCTTTAAAGGTATTGCGAGCGAAGGCGAGAAATTACACAGTAATTTTGAGCTAAAGCGAAAAATCATCTTTAAAGATTGAAGCGAATAGCCCGCCGCGACGGCGATAGCCGGAGCGGAACGCCCGCATAATTATAATTATAGCGGCAAAGAAGATGTTCATTATTTTATGGGGTCGACTTGGTTTTGACAGCGAGTCTAATTGAGTTGTAAGCACGTCGAGCGCTGGGATATAGCTCGTAAATCTCATATTTCACACTTTTTAAACGGCGAGAATAACTACGCCTTGGCTGCGTAACCGAATCATAGTAGGTTTTGCTTAGTCTCTACAAGGTAGAGAGCCAAGATGTCTCGCGGGAGCCTTGATTTACGGCGCCCGCACCAGAGGCACCGATAAAGTAAATATAGGGAGCTCAGGGCCTTGATGAGTTTCTGAAATTTAATGGAGGATACGTGTAGAGTTGGTGGTTTTCGGCCGGCTTTGCATCGACAATCAAATGAAAACTAAACGTGTAGAAAGCTTCTGAATTGCTTGTTTGGACGAGGGTTCGAACCCCTCCGACTCCACTTTTTGAGTATCAATCTCAATCAAAAACCCCGAAATCCCAGGATTTACGGGGTTTTTCATTTTTAAGGATGTCTTTTAATATCAAATAATTGCACAATTTTGGTGACCAATCCGGTTACCAATTTTTTCCAACAAAATTGGTAACCAGAACCACCCAAAACCCCTTAATTTCAATTCTTTACAAAATATTAAAGTTTCATTTCGTATATCATTTTTCACTACTTTAAGTGCCAATTTTATGACCAAAAATATGAGCACTTCTTACCAACTTAGTTTTTACCTTCGAAAAAGCAGAAGCAACAAATCTTCTGAGAGTGATATTTACGTAAGAATATCGGTAGATAATAAGCGATCTGCCATGACTATTAACCGCAAAGTGGATCCCAGGAAATGGCATTCGAAATCTGAAAAAATGCTGGGAAAAAGCCCTGAAGCGATAGAATTGAATAATTATATCAATGTAATTAAGAATAGAATCAAGAATATACACCAGGAACTCATTGAAAAGAAAAAATCTATTTCTTCAAAAAGCATACTTGATGAATTTAAAGGAGTAAATAAAAAGAAGCCTAAAATGACCCTGGAGGTATTTAATGAGCATAATGAACAAATGGATCGGCTTTCTGGTAAAAGCATCTCCAAAAGCACCGCAAAGCGATACTGGACCTGTTATAACCATGTAGAGCAATTCATAAATGAAGAATTGAAAGCTCCAGATTACCCGATGAATGATATCAACCACCAGTTTATCACCAAATTCGAGTATTTTCTTAAGACTAAAAGAGAATGTAACCATAACTCTGCCCTGAAGTATGTAAACAATTTCAAAAAGATCATTCGAATCGCCCTGGCTAACCAGTGGATGGATCGTGATCCTTTCTATAATTATAAAGTGCAGTTTGAAACGGTGGAACGGGAATTTTTAAATGAAGAGGAAGTACAGAAGCTAATCAATAAAGATCTTCACCTGGATAGGCTAAAACTGGTGAGGGACATGTTTGTGTTTAGCTGTTATACCGGATTGGCATATTCTGACGTTAAAAAATTGAGCCGTGCAGATATTACCAAAGGCATAGACGGCGGGAAATGGATTCGAATTAAAAGAACCAAAACCAAATCGCTGAGCAGCATCCCTCTCCTACCCGTTGCCGAAGAAATTCTGAATCGTTATAAAGACCACCCGGAAGTTAAAGACGGGAAGTATGTCTTGCCAGTTTTAAGCAACCAGAAATCCAACGCCTTTTTAAAAGAGATTGCGGCACTATGTGGCATAAAGAAACCGCTAACCACTCACCTGGCCCGTCACACTTTTGCCACAACCATAACTCTTACTAATGGTGTCCCAATAGAATCTGTAAGTAAGATGCTGGGCCACCAGGATCTTAGAACCACCCAGCATTATGCTAAAATCGTGGACCGGAAGATTAGTGATGATATGAAGATGTTGAAACTTAAATTGGCGAGAAAAGAAGCTAAGAATCCTTCTTTCAAAAAAAATAGAAAGAAATAAAATTCTAATCTTTCATTATAAGGTTTTAACTAACATTATAGGTTAGCTTATTTTCTTTAAAAGTTATTTTGAATCCATCTTAATTTTGACATATTTTCGAACTCCATTCTCATAATGCATTCGTCTTCCCTTACATGATTATTCAAAATTATTTCAGAAAATCCACAACCTCCAGAACTTTTTGCTTTTTTTAAGATACTAACGAGTGGGTAGAATGTATGTTTATAATTCCCTGCCCTGTACAATTCCTCTTCAAATCTAAGGCTTTCTTAGTATCACATATTATCAACGCACCAGTCCCTTCACTAAATCTTTTTGCAGATTCTAATCGTCCCGTGAAACTAGTTATTTTATTTCTTTTGCTAATTCGTTCACAGGACCTAAACAAGATCGGTCTTGTTGTTGGTAAATAGTTTTTTAATACAATATCCCATACGTCGAAGAATGCTTTCCTTTTTTCTTCAGGCCCAGTAAGAATCCAATTAGAAATAAATGTTATAGTTTGTTCAGCTATCTTAGCATCTTTCTGTAAAATTTCAATTAGATTTTGAGCTATTTCACTCTTTTGATTTTTAGATAATCTATATTGAAATTGAAACTTCATATTTTATTCTGTGATTCTATAATTAACCTTTTTCTGTAATATCCTTTTAAATGATTAACCATTGTTTTCCAGCTTATTATTTAACCAATCTTAACTGAGACGAAATTTTTTCATCAATCAAATCGGAATATTCATCTTCAAATTTGGTTTTAACTGATTTGTCTTTAATGTTTAGTTTATTTGAAAGATATCCTAATTTGCGTTTGTTCTGTTCAATTAATTCAGACCATTCCATCACATAAACTTCAATGTTTTTCTCGGTTTTCACATCATATAAATAAGGCTTATCTGGAAAATTCGCTCTCCTGGATTTAACTTGAGATTTAGCATATTTAGTAAGTTTCGATGAAATCAATAATAGCTTGTATTTAACTTTTTCATTAGGTAAGGCAGAATGTTGTTCAATTGTAAAAGCGTATTCATCGATTTGATTTAATTCTTTTTTACTTATAGAACATTTTGGAGCCTTTAATTCTACCACCATTATTTCTTTTACGTTAGAATCAGTTATTTTTTCATTGAAAAAAAATAAATCTGTAATATCATTTAATCCTCGATCGTCTAATTCAATCAAATTATCGTCCTCTTCTGTAGGTTCATAATTGAAAAACTTTGTTCTTAATTCTTCTAGAATATTTCCTATTTTTTTATCCGACCATAATTGAGGAATCCCATTATAATTTTCTCCAAAAAGCCACAATTCATTTTCTACTATTTTATGAAGTTGACTTCGTTCTTTTAAATGTTTTGAGATCCCACCATAGGTCAATTCATGAAGAAAATCAAGAAATTCGGATTTCTGTGCTACTACACTAGCAAAGTGCACAACATCTTCGAGATCAGTTTTTTCCAGTAGATTATGGAACTTTTCCAAATTTTCATCTGATAGTTTCAAAAGTTTTTTAAATATATATTCGATATTACCATTTGATATAGCTTTGTCTAATAAGGGATATAAGAAATTCCGAATTTTGTCATCTCTCTGGATTAATCTATGCTCATCTTCCAACAGGTATGCAACTTTCTTGAATAGTACTTCTTGAGATTTAGATGCTGGTTGACTATTATCTTGATAGGGATAATATTTATCTCTTTCTAGGCTATTTAAGAATTTTTCAAATCTTTTGTTTTTAGCTTTAAAGAAATGGTTGATGGCTTCTTTAATTGTATTTTTGAGATTTTTTATTTCTGTTTCGCCAAGTGTTTCAATATCCAAATTCCTGAACAAATCTGTATTAAGCATTGCCGATTCAATATATATAAACCAAGTACCTAGATCAGGCGTATACCAATCCGAAGAATATGTGTATTCATGCGCTACACTTTTTAAACCTGCATTATCAGTTTGAAAAAACACTTTTACTTTTTTAAGTGATGATTTAATATTGTAGAAGTAAAAATTAAGTTGATGGGTTTTACCCTTTTTATCAGTGTAATTTATTGTCTTTTTCGATGGTTTACCAATAACGAACTGTTCTCTTCTGAGTATGTGTCCATTGATAATAAAGTTTACAGTGTTGTGGAATATTTCGTATGGGTAGTGTTCGAAAATTGCTTGACTAATATTTTGCTGAAGGAAGTTTTCGTGTATTCTATTCCTTTTTGCAATATTTTCTTGCTTATTATGATGTAATTGTTCAATTATTACTTTGTAATAAGGGTTTTGTTTCGTTTCAAGATACTCGTAATCAACCTTAAATTCAGTTTCCTGTAATTGTGCATCATTAAAATCTAAGGTATCAATACTGAATTTCGTTTTGGAAAATTGTTTTTTTTCACTATCAAATCCGATAGTTTCAATATGCATTAACTCTCCAATTTGAAGAGCGCTAAACCTACCTATTCCTTGTCCACTGGCTTTTACAGTTGTTCCTATTTCTAAAACTCTATTATCGAATTCGTTAAAAGGAACTCCATAACCATCATCTTTAATTTCAATCCTCTTTATTGGTGACTTAATATTTGCTTCATTTACGTATTCAAGGTTGATTTCAATATTTTTTGAGTCAGCTTGAATCGAATTATTTATTAGCTCACGAAATGCTTGAAATGTATCTTTATACTTTGTTAGAAGTTCTTTTATAACCCTGGTATTTGTAGTTATTTTTTTGGTTGTTGATTTCATTTTTACGAGGTTAGTAAGATTGAAGTAAGGTTATAATAAGTTTCGGGCCGAGAAACGTAGACTTGTAAGCTCAACTATTTTCTTTCTTGATTTTAAAATTAAATTTTTCAACAATTTCCGTTATTGGGATGAATTGCTGTAGTTATTAATATTTTTTCAATACACTTTCATCCTAAATTTCCTAGTAAATCCAAAATGAACAATCATTTTTTGGTTATGGTTAAAAGGTAGGTCGTCGTCTTTGTATTTGAAAAACCATCTTTTAGATTCGCTTAAAGTGCCTATTAAACCAAAATTAAAAAGTACTTCCAGTATATCTTCATGATTTTTATTGTTACTTTGTAAGTAGTTTACAATTTTGGAGTCATTCTCAAATTCATTTCTAATCTCATCAAATGTTAATACTCCTTCATTTAACTTAATAAATGCTTGTGAAGCCTCCTGCCAAATTGGAAGGTGACTTTGGATTTCATCTCTAAATTCTCTGAAAAACCATTCTGAAAATTCGACTTCAGCTTTTTTTACTGTCTTGAAATCTAACTTACCTTTGGGATTTTGCCTTTTACAATATTTCATGAATTTGATGATATCACGAGGTCTTTCAAAAGTTCTGTTGTAAATAAACTCCCAAAGACTATTTATTTTTCTAGGTATATTTCTATCATTATTGATAGTTATTTGCTCCCAAGCTTTTTCAGGATACTTTACATTTATAGAAGCATTTATTCGAGCATTTATTAAATCATATAAAGAATAACTAGCATAAAACTCTTTGGTCCATTTTAAATTTATGATATAATCATCGAGTTTATTTAAATCATTATCTTCAAGATTATTAAATATATCAGATCTCAGTGCTAAAACTGGTCTTATATTTAGATTATCCTTTAAATCTAAAAATGTATTTTCAACTGCTCTAAATAGAGATAATAATAAAAGATTAAGATTTTTATCATTAGCTGAGTAACCTTCATCCAACTCATCGAATAAAAGAAAGAAATAACAATCTGATGTAGTGTCTTTAATCAACTTCATTAAAATTTCAGATGCTTTTTGGTAGTGAACACTAGTCATCACTTCATCTGAGGAACCTATTTTATTTTCATATCCTAACCATTTAGTAATAATTGATACTTTATTTTCATTTGATTTTAAATTTTTTAATGTTTCTGTAAAACCTAAATCAGATGGAAAGTTTATTTTATAAAATTGCTGTAATTTATTTACAGATTCGCATGAAATGATACTATTATCTTTAATTATTAATTTTCCTAATTCAGTCAGAATTAAAAAAGTCCAAATTGGAACAAATTGAGATTTGTTTCCTAATGATCTATCTTTTAATTCTCTAATTGTTTGTATAGGGAAATTTCTTAAAGATAAATATTTTACAAATGAATTGTATTCTGAGGAAGCTTCATTAGCTATTTGCTCTATAATTGCAGTTTTACCAGTGCCTTTTCTTCCTATAATATATCTATACTCACCATTTTTAATTCCTTCATATTCAGGGATTTTAACAAAGTATTTTTTTAATTGGCGATCACCCTTAGCTTCATCTGGACCCCAATTTACTTTCTGAAAATCATTTTCAAATATTACCATAGTTTTATATTAACGAAATAAGTTATATACTCGGCAATATAACTCTTATATCTAAAAAATAACAAGGCTAATGAAGATGATCATCTTTTGGTGATTTAAAATGAATAGAATGTATTAATTAAAAAGGGGCAGAAAAGAAGTAGCTGGAGAAATTTAATTTTCTAAGTCACTTAATGGAAAAGTAAAATTATATAGTTCCATTGGATGAATACCTAAGCCTTTTGCAATAGGCAAAAGTGTAGTAATTTTGGGTTCATTTTCATCTGCCAGAACTCTATAAACTGCTTTAGTTTCAATATTTCCAATAGAAGCAATAGTTACGATATCCCGATCGCTTTCATCGATCAATTTTCTGAGATGCTCACTAAACTTTTTTCGATATGATGTTTGCCATTCCTTCACCAGCACAATATCAAATCTAACAGTCGAAAAAAATTGTCAAGTTTGACACAATTAGAAAATAATTATTATATTTACCTCATATTAATATATTTGCGAAACTTCTTAAAGTAAAATATTAGAAGCATTTCGCTTTGAATCTCGATCTAAAAACTGGTAATTTTTGTGCAACGAGATGATAAGCATAATGCTCACGACCCGGGCGTGGGCTTGCTTGTTGTTGCACGGTATACCAGTACCTTAGATCGGCAAGTTGAGACTCCACGCCTTTTTACTTGTAGAAAAAGCGCATTTCTTCTCAACCTTTTTTCAAGGCTTTCTTCTTTTAAAAAATTTTAGAACTCGCATAGCTATTTAGTTATGTCCACTCCTGGATTTGACATTATAGCCGCAGCTTCACTCCCTACATGAAGCCTAAATTCTAACATTCTAAAGTTATCTGTTATGCGGGACGATAATTTCCATTTACTAAAACAGGGACATCCAGATTCCCTGGTCAATATTCATGCACAATATAGTAGTCGGATATTTTGGATCGGTAAGCGACTCATCAGAGATGAATTTGTTATAGAAAACCTGGTCCAGGATTGCTTTTTAAAGTTATGGGAGCATCGGGATACTATACAGTCGGCAGATCATATCTTATTTTTCCTGCGCTTCGTGATGAAACGTGAATGTATTTCCTATTACACCAGGCCCAGGAATAAATTTTATCGGCAGCTGGGTCACCTAGAGAATTATGATAACCACCAGGATTATTTTGCCGGTCATGATGCTTTAGAAGAGTCGGAAATCATAAAAGAACATGATCAGCAGGAAAATGACCTTAAAAGGTTAAAAGAAGCATTGCACCTAATTGATCCTGCTCAAAAACAAGTGATAGAGCTGTGTTTAAAATATGGATTCCAGTATAAAATTATAGCTGGTATTATGGGAACGAGTACAACAGAAATTTATCACGATGTTCGAAAAGCGATCCAGTTACTTAAAGCCATACTGAACGAGGATAAAACAATCTTAGAAACTACTACTAATGCCTCAGAAGCAATCAATGTAGACCAACGAAAGGTATTCGAACTGCGTTGTAAAAAGCAATATTCCTTTCCAGAGATTGCTGATGAGTTGAATCTCACTCAAAAGGAAGTTCATGCGGCTTTTACTGCTGCATATAAAGTGATGCAGGAAAAAAATGATAGAGAATTAGAATCAGCCTGAGATGAAAAAGCGAACCATGAAACTTACCAGGAAGATCCAGTTACTGGTCGATCTTCCAACCAAGGAAGAACGAAAGGAAGCTCTCGATTTGCTATACCAATGGCAGAACCGGGCGTATCGAGCAGCTAATCACATGGTGACTCATCTATATGTCCAGGAAATGATCAAAGATTTTCTGTATCTCTCTGAAGGAGTGAAATACAAAATAGCCGACGAGAAAAAAGATGAACTAGGAATTTTAACCGGTTCGCGTATTAACACCATCTACCGGGTGGTTTCCAACCGGTTTAAAGGCGAATTACCCACCAATATCCTGACAAATCTTAAAAGCAGTTTATATAGCTCTTTCAACCGGAATAAGCTTGAATACTGGAAAGGAGAACGATCTTTAAAGAACTTCAAAAGAGATATGGCTTTTCCGTTTGATACTGAAGGTATGAGTAAAATGATTTACGACGAAGAGAAAAAAGCCTTCTGTTTCCGGTTATTTAAAATGCCGCTTAAAACTTATTTAGGAAAAGACTTTACCGATAAAAAGATTTTATTGGAAAGGGTGATCAAGGGGGAAGTAAAATTATGCTCCTCACATATCAAACTGAAGGATGGGAAGATCTTCTGGCTCCCGGTATTTGAGATCGAAAAAGAAAATCACCAACTAAAACCAAACGTGGTTGCCGAAGCTACCTTGTCTTTAGAACACCCAATCGTAGTGAAGACCGTTAGGGCGAAGTTGACGATCGGCTCAAGAGAAGAATTTCTATACAGGAGACTTGCCATTCAGGCCGCATGCAAAAGAGCGCAGAAAGGCGCTACTTATACCCGGGGTGGTCACGGAAAAGCCAGAAAAACCAAGGCTATGGCCAAATTTCAAGATAGGGAAAGAAACTACGTAAACAACCGCATCCATGTCTATACCAGGAAGCTTATTGATTTTTGCATCCGCCACCAGGCCGGAACATTGATACTATTAAAC contains the following coding sequences:
- a CDS encoding endonuclease/exonuclease/phosphatase family protein; the encoded protein is MKVLNKLILILAILITGSMLGQEVKLMTYNIKYANENDGENSWSKRQEFITNQLKFYEPDLFGVQEALKVQMDHFKDSLNGYDYIGVGREDGKEQGEYSAIFYKADQYKVLESGTFWLSQTPEKVSTGWDAALPRICTYGLFEETETGKKFWYFNTHFDHIGVEARTNSAQLILDKISAINTEDLPVFLSGDFNLEPDSEGIQLIKKTLGDSKEIAKTVSYGSDGTFNGFNFEEAVTRRIDYIFVNDQVQIEKYGVLSDSKMKLYPSDHFPVMIISKI
- a CDS encoding NAD(P)-dependent oxidoreductase; amino-acid sequence: MITFALIKERKTPPDRRVVFSPKMLKKAATKFPEAQFIVEKSDIRVFTDADYEKEGFQVLEDVSGADVMIGVKEVPLPALIPDKKYFFFSHTIKKQPYNRDLLREILAKNIELYDHEVITDEKSARLIGFGRYAGLVGAYNGIRLIGIKENLFNLPKAESLPDLDAMLSELDKIQLPNYKFVLTGSGKVAHGAKEILDHMNVRKVEVTEYLEKDFDEPVYCLIDVLDYGKRVDGTTGSREEFYKHPENYVSDFFKFAKVSDVFIAGHFYGQGAPVFFTPEEAKSKDFRIKYVTDISCDIAGPVASTIRPSTIAEPFYGYDSQTEAECDFRNENAIAVMAVDNLPCELPKDASEGFGQMFLKSVIPAFFNDDENGILERARMTQNGKLTSRFEYLEDYVQGKIHEHEGFE
- a CDS encoding site-specific integrase; translated protein: MSTSYQLSFYLRKSRSNKSSESDIYVRISVDNKRSAMTINRKVDPRKWHSKSEKMLGKSPEAIELNNYINVIKNRIKNIHQELIEKKKSISSKSILDEFKGVNKKKPKMTLEVFNEHNEQMDRLSGKSISKSTAKRYWTCYNHVEQFINEELKAPDYPMNDINHQFITKFEYFLKTKRECNHNSALKYVNNFKKIIRIALANQWMDRDPFYNYKVQFETVEREFLNEEEVQKLINKDLHLDRLKLVRDMFVFSCYTGLAYSDVKKLSRADITKGIDGGKWIRIKRTKTKSLSSIPLLPVAEEILNRYKDHPEVKDGKYVLPVLSNQKSNAFLKEIAALCGIKKPLTTHLARHTFATTITLTNGVPIESVSKMLGHQDLRTTQHYAKIVDRKISDDMKMLKLKLARKEAKNPSFKKNRKK
- a CDS encoding ATP-binding protein, which gives rise to MKSTTKKITTNTRVIKELLTKYKDTFQAFRELINNSIQADSKNIEINLEYVNEANIKSPIKRIEIKDDGYGVPFNEFDNRVLEIGTTVKASGQGIGRFSALQIGELMHIETIGFDSEKKQFSKTKFSIDTLDFNDAQLQETEFKVDYEYLETKQNPYYKVIIEQLHHNKQENIAKRNRIHENFLQQNISQAIFEHYPYEIFHNTVNFIINGHILRREQFVIGKPSKKTINYTDKKGKTHQLNFYFYNIKSSLKKVKVFFQTDNAGLKSVAHEYTYSSDWYTPDLGTWFIYIESAMLNTDLFRNLDIETLGETEIKNLKNTIKEAINHFFKAKNKRFEKFLNSLERDKYYPYQDNSQPASKSQEVLFKKVAYLLEDEHRLIQRDDKIRNFLYPLLDKAISNGNIEYIFKKLLKLSDENLEKFHNLLEKTDLEDVVHFASVVAQKSEFLDFLHELTYGGISKHLKERSQLHKIVENELWLFGENYNGIPQLWSDKKIGNILEELRTKFFNYEPTEEDDNLIELDDRGLNDITDLFFFNEKITDSNVKEIMVVELKAPKCSISKKELNQIDEYAFTIEQHSALPNEKVKYKLLLISSKLTKYAKSQVKSRRANFPDKPYLYDVKTEKNIEVYVMEWSELIEQNKRKLGYLSNKLNIKDKSVKTKFEDEYSDLIDEKISSQLRLVK
- a CDS encoding P-loop ATPase, Sll1717 family — encoded protein: MVIFENDFQKVNWGPDEAKGDRQLKKYFVKIPEYEGIKNGEYRYIIGRKGTGKTAIIEQIANEASSEYNSFVKYLSLRNFPIQTIRELKDRSLGNKSQFVPIWTFLILTELGKLIIKDNSIISCESVNKLQQFYKINFPSDLGFTETLKNLKSNENKVSIITKWLGYENKIGSSDEVMTSVHYQKASEILMKLIKDTTSDCYFFLLFDELDEGYSANDKNLNLLLLSLFRAVENTFLDLKDNLNIRPVLALRSDIFNNLEDNDLNKLDDYIINLKWTKEFYASYSLYDLINARINASINVKYPEKAWEQITINNDRNIPRKINSLWEFIYNRTFERPRDIIKFMKYCKRQNPKGKLDFKTVKKAEVEFSEWFFREFRDEIQSHLPIWQEASQAFIKLNEGVLTFDEIRNEFENDSKIVNYLQSNNKNHEDILEVLFNFGLIGTLSESKRWFFKYKDDDLPFNHNQKMIVHFGFTRKFRMKVY
- a CDS encoding RNA polymerase sigma factor, with protein sequence MRDDNFHLLKQGHPDSLVNIHAQYSSRIFWIGKRLIRDEFVIENLVQDCFLKLWEHRDTIQSADHILFFLRFVMKRECISYYTRPRNKFYRQLGHLENYDNHQDYFAGHDALEESEIIKEHDQQENDLKRLKEALHLIDPAQKQVIELCLKYGFQYKIIAGIMGTSTTEIYHDVRKAIQLLKAILNEDKTILETTTNASEAINVDQRKVFELRCKKQYSFPEIADELNLTQKEVHAAFTAAYKVMQEKNDRELESA